The region ATCCCCAAATACTACTGCGCCCCCTGCTCCAACTGCAAGGGCGCCGCCCGCGACGCCCTCATGGAGTACTACGGGTTCCGCGACAAGTACAACATCATCTACGGCGGCCTGGTCGAACTGATGGTCAACGCGATGGTGGATATCGAGAAACCGTTCGTTTCCTGGGAAGACGAGTTTTAAAAAACCGATACTTCGGAGGCTGGCTAAAATCCATGCAGATGGAGCGTTCTAGCCAGCCTTCGCCTTTCGGGATAACGGTATGTGCGGGCGTGTTCTTTACCATGATATTGCGCTGCGGCTGGGCAACCTATATAATATAAGTCGGCTAACAGCCAGCCTTATTTTACCTTTCCTGGGGGGAACAGTATGCGATTAGCGGCAAAAGCAGCGTGGCGGCGCGAGGCAACGCGGTATGTGTTCACCGGCGTCGGCGGGCTTATATGCGGCATCGCCATCAACGCGTTTTTCGTACCGCATTTCATGCTGAGCGGAGGTATCTCCGGCATAGCCATGATCCTCCATTATCTCGTCGACTGGCCGATCGGTATGATGATCGCGGTTTTCAACATTCCGCTCTTTTACGCCGCGTACCGCTTCATGGACAGGTCCTACTTCCTGTGCGCCCTCTACGGGCTGATCATGTTCACCGCTTCGATCGACGCCACCAGCTTCCTCACCGCCAGCCCGGCGGTGGACGACACGCTGCTGTCTGCCGTCTACGGCGGACTTGTGTCAGGCATCGGATCGGGGATCGTCTTCCGTTTTAACGGCAGCCTGGGCGGCACAGATATAGTTGTCGTACTGGCTAAGAAATATTTCGCGATTAACGCCGGTCCCGTGCTGCTCGGCATCAACGGCGTCCTGATGACGGTGGCCGCGTTCCTGTTCGGCGCCAAGCCGGCGATGTTCACGCTGATAGCGATGTATCTGAGCGCAGTGACGGTTGACAAGGTTATCGCCGGCTTCAACACCAAAAAGACGGTGCTGATCGTATCCGACTGCGGCGAAACGATCGCGGCGGCGATAATGAACGAGGTCGGACGCGGGGTAACGTTTATTCAGGGACAGGGGGCCTTTACCCGCGAGGACAAGAAGGTGGTGTTCGTGGTGGTAACGCTGACCCAGATGGCAAAAATCAAGCCGATCGTGGACGCCATCGACTGCCATGCCCTGATGATCGTTCAGGACGCGGTGGAGGTACTTGGTCACGGGTTCAGTCTGCCGAAGTACCGCAGTGAGGAATAGTCTCAGCAGTGAGTTAGCATCAGGAAATATGTCGAATTCGTTTATCGGCGGGCGAGAGCCCGCCGGTTTGTGTTTGTCGCCGCCTTCCGCCGGATATATTGCCCACGGCCGGGAAGAATAGGAACAGCAGCAAGCATTTCCCGAAGGTGGCATACAGTGGAAGAAAACACGCAGTTCAAGATACTCAGAAATGTGAAACGCCTGTTGGTATACAGGCCGCCAACCGAGCCCAGCCGCTTTGTCCTGGGGGAAGGGGCCGACGACGGACGTAGTGAGGCAGCGGAGGAAAAAGGACTAAAAACCTCCGCTGCCGAACTTGCGGCTCTTGCCCGTTACGGGCGAAGGCTTGAGACTACCATGGCCAAGGTGCAAGCCGCGCTGACCGGAGGGGCCTGGGTGGAGGAGGGCGAGACCCTCAGGGCCGAATGCGCGGCGCTGGAGAAGCAATGGGCCGAACTGCGGCCGGTCCTTCTAGCCTATGACGCCACCGCCGACAACCTGGCGGAGCGGCCGGTGAGCACAAGCCTGGAGGAGAACAGGAAAATTGTCGAGAGGCTTTACCGTCTGCCTGCCAACAAAGATGTGGTGATGCGCCACATCATGCTTGGCACCGAGCCGCCGTTAAAAGCGACCCTCGTTTTCATGGAGGGCCTGACCAACGGCCAATTTGTCACCCTGGGCGTCATTCAGCCCCTGATGCTGTTGGCCGACAAACGACGGCAACTAAGCGGGGACGGCCTTCTCAAGCAGATCAGCGAGCAATTGCTTCCCGGCAGCCAGGTCAAGCAGGTCGGCAAATTCCGCGATGTTCAGGCCGCCATCAATATGGGAGACACAGTCATTTTTTTCGACGGCGCGGTCGAAGCGCTGCAGGTGGAGACCAAAGGCTGGGAACACCGCGGCGTCGACCGGCCGATGACCGAGCAGACCATCCGCGGCTCGCAGGCGGGCTTCAGCGAGAATCTGCGGGTGAACACCGCCCTGGTGCGGTCGATGCTGCGGGCGACCGACCTCGTCACCGAACTTATCCCGGTGGGGGCCCGCACCCGGATGAACTGCGCGGTGATGTATCTGGAATCGGTGGCCAATCCCAAGCTCGTCGCCGAGGTAAAACGTCGCATCAAAAAGGTGGACACCGACTACCTGAATGATTCCGGGCTCCTGGAGCAGTTCATCGGCGACCGTTTCATCCTGCCGTTGCCGCAGGCCCTTTCCACCGAGCGCCCCGACCGGGTGGCCGCCCATCTATCCGAAGGCCGGGTGGCGATCATCCTCGAAGGATCGCCGTTCGCGCTGGTGGTGCCCGCCCTTTTCTTTACCTTCTTCCATTCGGGCGAAGATTTCAGCCTTCAGCCGGCGGCGGCAAATTTCCTCCGTTTCCTGCGCCTTTTCGGCACGCTCATTTCGACCATCCTCCCCGGCCTGTATATCGCCCTCACCTATTTCCACCAGGAGGCGCTGCCGTCCGAGCTGGCGCTCGCGATCGCCGCCGCCCGCGAGGAAGTGCCGTTCCCGGCCTGGTTCGAGGTTTTCATGATGGAGGTATCCTTCGAGCTCATCCGCGAGGCGGGGATTCGCATCCCCGGCATGCTCGGCACGACGATCGGCATTGTCGGGGCGATCATCCTCGGTCAGGCGGCGGTTGCGGCCCGGATCGTCAGCCCGATCATCGTCATTCTGGTGGCGATCACCGGGCTGGCGTCTTCGGTCATCCCCGAGTTTCGGATGGCCCTCTTCGCCCGCCTCAGCCGGTTTGGGCTGCTGTTGGCGTCGGTGACCATGGGACTTGTGGGCCTGGCGTCCGGCATGCTGGTGATGACAGTCGCCCTGTGCAGCATGAAGTCGTTCGGCGTACCGTATATGGTGCCGGTCGCTCCCAGGACGGTCGCGGGACTGGATGTCGTCGTGCGCGGCGCGGCGTGGCAGCGCGAACGCCGCCCCGACGCCCTCAATCCCCTCGATCCGAGCCGTCAGGCGAAGAACAGCCGGGAATGGGAGCAGGGACTGCCGGCGGGAGAAGATGACAAATGAGCTACCAGCCGGGACGGATGGGTGTCGCCGAGGGTATCGGCCTGACATATATCGTAATGCTGCCGCGGGTTTTTCTGACATCGCCGGCGGTGACGATTTCGAGCATGCATAACCTCGCCTGGATAGCGCCGCTCATAAACTGGGTGGCGGCCCTGGCGGTGCTCTACCTGCTGGCCGGCGTGACCGCCCGCGTCCGCGGCGACCTGTACACCGTCAGCGACCGCCTGCTCGGGCGGGTCGGGGCATGGGCGATGGCGATCTTTTACACAGCCTTGTTCATCCTCGACGCGGCGTCGCTGCTGCGCCAGTTCGCCGAGAACACGCTGCTGACCGCCCTGCCGGGCGCAGAATTCCGAATGATCATATTCTGGTACATCCTGTTCGCCTCGGTGCTGGTATATTTCGGCATCGAGGGTATCGCCCGTTCGGCCTACCTGATGCTGCCCTTCATCGCCGGCGGCGTCGCGGCCGTCATTATTCTTCTGGCCCCGTTTTACGATTTCTACCGCCTGCTCCCCTGGCAGGGAGCGGGCGTCGGCGTGGCCGTCGGCCGCGGTCTGGAACTGGTCGGCCTAAACCTGGGCGCCCTGTTGTTGTTCGTGTTGGCGCCCAGCTTTCAGAAACCGGCCACGATGATGACGGCGGCGTTTTACGGCGGCGGCGTCAGCGCCCTGTTGCGCACCGTGGTCATCTTCTTCTTTCTGCTGGCCTTCGGGGTGGGGGACGGAATGGAGAAGACGCTGCCGTTCTACGAGATGTCGCGGCTCGTATACCTAAGCCGCTACATACAGCACATCGAAGCGCTGTTCATAATAATCTGGGTGATCACCGGCCTCCTGGCGATCGCCATCGACATCTTCGTCGCCCTCTACCTCATTGCCCGGCCGTTGGGCCTCCCCAGCATCAGGCCGCTGGTGCCGGCCGTCGCCATGATCGTGGTCAACCTGGCGGTAATCCCCCCCGACTTGAGCGCTGTTATAAAAGCGGACGGCAGCCTTGTGCTGCTTCTGAGCGCCGGGGTGTTCGGCGGGCCGCTGCTGCTGGTCGCGGTGGCGTATATCAGGAAAAGGAGGAAACGGACATGGTCAGGCTGATTACCCTCGCCTGCCTGCTGGCTGCGCTGTTGACCGCCGGCTGCAACGGCTCCCAGGAAACGGACGAAGTGGCCTTCGTACTGACGGTAGGCATCGACGCCGCCCCCGGCGGGCAGCTGAACGTCACCTACCGCGTAGCCAAGCCGTCGGCTTTGGGGGGAGAGGGGGGCAAAGGCGGCGCTGGGGAAATATCCCCGATACTAACGATCAATGCCCCGTCGCTGGCGGTCGCCCGCGACCTCTTGAACTCCCAGACGGCCCGCGCCCCCAGCATGGTCCACGTCAAGGTGGTCGTCATCGGCGAAGAGCTGGCCCGCAAGGGAATCGGGGACGCCATCGGCCCGCTGCTGCGCTTCCGCGAGTTCCGCGGCTCGATGTTCATCCATGTCGCCGACGGCACCACGGCGGAGAAGCTAATCCGCGCCAACAAGCCGCCGCTCGAGAAGCTGCCGACCCGTTGGCTGGAGGGGATGATGAGCACCAGCGGCGAAACGGGGTATTACCCGCGCACCTTTCTCCACGACTTCTACGTCCGCCTCAAGGCGGGCAGCGGCAGCCCCTACGCCACTCTTTCCGGCATAAAGACGGGTAAAAGGCCGCCGTCGGTGGAGCCGGCCGCGGGCGAAAAAACGGGGGAGTACCTGCCGGGAGAAATAGACGTGCGGGGTGGCAACCCGGGGCAGGTCATCGGTACGGCGCTGTTCCGCGGCGACAAGATGGTCGGCAAACTGACGAGCGAGGAGACCCGGATGCTGGCGATGCTTACCGGTGAATTCCGTCACGGCTATATCACCGTCGAGGACCCTCTCCAGCCGAAAAGCAGCGTCAATATCAATTTGCGCCCCGGGCGCAGCCCAAAGATCGATGTAACCCTTGCCGACGGCCGGGTAGTAATCGATGTGGACATCATGCTGGAGGGCGAGGTGACAAGCATCGGCAGCGGCATAAACTATGAGGACGCCGGGTATAACCAGCAGCTTGAGGACCAGGTCTCGGCCGTCGTCCGCGCGGATATCGAGAAGTTGATCCGCTACACCCAGCAGTTGGGGAGCGACCCCGTGAATTTTGGCAAATACCTGCGCTCGCGGTTCGCTACCTACGACGAATTCCGCAGGTTCGACTTTGACGGCAAATACCCGGCCGCCGAGGTGAGTGTCCGGGTTACGACCCAGCTCCGCCGCACCGGCCTGATGTGGAAGACCACGCCAATCCGCAAGCGGCAATGATGTTTTTTTCGCCAGACCCTTTCCCCTGGCGGCAAATTATGCTAAATTTAACAGTACGGAGCAAGCTGAGGAGAGAATACTTCAAGGAGGCATCTACACATGGAACTTTGGTACAGCGAATTCCAGACCAAGGACCTTAGCCTGAGCGCCAGGGTCAAGGAGACGCTCTATGTGGGCAAGTCCGATTTCCAGGAAATCGCCGTGCTGGATACGTTCGAGTTCGGCCGCATGCTGGCTTTGGACGGCGTTTTCCAGACCAGCATTTTCGATGAATTCATCTATCACGAAATGATCGCCCATGTGCCGATGTTCGTTCACCCCAACCCCCGGAACGTGCTCATCATCGGTGGCGGCGACGGCGGCACGGCGCGGGAGGTCGTGCGCCACCCGGGAGTGGAGCGGGTGGAGATGGTGGAGATCGACGGGGCGGTCGTCGACGTGTGCAAAAAGTTCCTGCCGGAGATAAGCACCGTGTTGATAAACGGTCATGACAAGTTCCACCTGAAAATCGGCGACGGCATCGACCATATGGCCCAGGCCGAAGACAACTACGACGTCATCATCGTCGACTGCTCAGATCCGATCGGGCCGGGGGAAGGCCTGTTCACAAGCAAATTTTACGCCGATTGCTACAGGGCTCTCAAGGCGGACGGCCTGTTCGTGCAGCAGACCGAGTCGCCCTTTTACCATCAGTCGCTTCTCAAGCGCCTCAGAAAGGATATCGAGAACATTTTCCCCATAACCAGGACCTACCTGGCCCAGATTCCCCTCTATCCTGGCGGTACTCACTGTTTCACTGTCGGCTCCAAGAAATATGACCCGCTGGCCGTCGACACGGCCACCCTGCCCGACCTGAAGACCCGCTACTGGAACAAGGAACTGCAGAAGAGCGCCTTCGCGCTGCCGACGTTCGTCCAGGAACTGTTCAAATAATAAAAGCTGCCGGCTTGAAGCCGGCAGCTTTTAGCTTTTAATGCACCTAGACAAGATTCTCCGGATTCAGTCCCTGCAGCTCCGCCGGCACGAATCGTCCGTCCTTGCGGACGAGCGCGTCGTCGAAATAGATTTCGCCGCCGCCGTAAGCGGGGGTCTGGATGCAGACCAGGTCCCAATGGATAGCCGATTTATTGCCGTTGAAGGCTTTTTCGTAGGCGTTGCCGGGAGTGAAATGGAACGAGCCGCTGATTTTTTCGTCGAAAAGGGTGTCCTTCATCGGCCGTTCGATGTGGGGGTTGACGCCGAGGGCGAATTCGCCGACATACCGGGCGCCCTCGTCGGTATCGAAGACCTTGTTGATTTTTTCGTTGTCGTTGGCGGTGGCGCCGATTATCTTGCCGTCGCGGAATTCGAGGCGGATGTTCTCGTAGGTGAAGCCCTGGAAGACGGCGGGAGCGTTGTAACTGATAACGCCGTTTACGGAGTCCTTCACCGGCGCGGTATACACCTCGCCGTCGGGGATGTTGCGCCGGCCGGCGCATTTAACGGCGGGGATGGCGCGGATGGAGAAGGTCAGGTCGGTGCCGGGGCCGGTTATCCTCACCCGGTCGGTGCGTTCGAGCAGGGCAACGAGGGGATCCATGGCGGCCGCCATTTTCTCGTAATCGAGGGTGCAGACGCGGAAATAAAAGTCCTCGAACGCCTCGGTGCTCATCGCGGCAAGCTGGGCCATCGAGGGACCCGGATAGCGGAGGACGCACCACTTGGTATCAGGCACGCGGATGTCGAGGTGGACGGGTTTGACCCAGTTTTGCTGGTAGAGCTGCAGTTGGTCGGCGGGCACATCGGCCATCTCACTGATGTTGTCGCTGGCCCGTATGGCGATATAGGCGTCCATGGCCTTCATCCGCGCCGCCTCCCATTCGCCGGTCAAGCGCAGTTGGTCGGACGAGGCGCCGCGGAGGAGGGCGCGGAGCAGTTGGCTGTTCTTGACGCTGAGGAAGGGGATGGCGCCGGCCCGGTAGGTTTCGTCGACGATTGCTTTGGCCAGCGGGAGGGCTCCGTCGACCGTTTCGATAAGGATTTTCTCACCGGGAGCGAGGGCGGTGGAATAGTTGACAAGGTTTTGGGCTAAGGTGTGGATTCTGGGATCCAAGGGTATTCCTCCTCGTTTACGGCCGAATATGGCCCTTTTTACCGCCGCGCATTAGCGGTCTTACGGGCGGGAACCTCCCTGCGGAGGCGCCCGCGCGATCTACTCCATTTATATTTTCCCGCTTCCGCCCTTATCCCTGCCGCGAAGAACAAGTTGGCGGGAAACAGCCGCTTTTGATACAATGTAAGGGAGGTGATTATAATGGACGAAGCGACCGTTGTACTAAGCCGTTGGCTACCCGATTCCTTCACCGATACGCTGGCGGAAAAATGCCGGATAGTCAGGCCGGCCGAAAACGAGGCGTTCAGCCGCGAGGAACTGCTGGCAGCCGTCGGGGCTTGCGACGCTATTCTGGCTGTCGGCGACCGTATCGATGAGGCGGTGTTCGCCGCCGCTCCCCGCTGCCGCGTCGTCGCCAACTTCGGCGTGGGCTACAACAATATCGATGTTGCCGCCGCCACATCCCACGGCATCTGGGTCACAAACACTCCCGACGTAGTAACCGACGCGACCGCCGATCTGGCCTGGGCGCTGCTGCTGGCCGCGGCCCGCCGGCTGGGGGAGTGCGACCGCCTGGTGCGGGCGGGGCAATGGGACAGTTGGGGGCCGCTCTTCATGCTTGGCCGCGACGTGTCGGGCGCCATGCTGGGCATCGTCGGCGGCGGGCGTATCGGCCTGGCGATGGCCAAGCGCGCTCTCGGCTTTAATATGGACATTTTGTATACCGCCAATTCCCCCAAACCGGATTTCGAAAAAGCCGTCGGCGGCCGGTTCGTACCGCTACCCACCCTCCTCCGCGAGTCGGACTTCGTTTCCCTCCATGTGCCGCTGACCGAACAGACCCGCCACCTGATCGGCGCGCCCGAGCTGGCGATGATGAAGAAGACGGCCGTCCTCGTCAACACGGCCCGCGGTCCGGTCGTTGACGAGAAAGCGCTTGTGGACGCCCTCGAAGCGCGGGCGATCGCCGCCGCCGGCCTCGACGTGTTCGAGCGCGAACCGCAGGTCGAACCCGGCCTGCTTAAGCTGGACAATGTCGTTCTCGCTCCCCACGTCGGCAGCGCTACGCTCGAGTGCCGCACCGGCATAGCCCGCATGGCCTGCCGCAACATCCTGGCCGCGCTGCGGAACGATCTGCCGCCAAATTGCCTCAATCCCGAGGCGCGGAAAAGATAAATGCCTTGACAGTATGGCGGCGATAGGCTATAATAACTTACGTTGTTCCTCGATAGCTCAATGGTAGAGCACGCGGCTGTTAACCGCGGGGTTGTAGGTTCGAGTCCTACTCGAGGAGCCAGAATGGCCCGTTGGTCAAGCGGTTAAGACACCGCCCTTTCACGGCGGGAACAGGGGTTCGAGTCCCCTACGGGTCACCATTCGGGCGATTAGCTCAGCTGGGAGAGCGCCTGCCTTACAAGCAGGATGTCGGCAGTTCGATCCTGTCATCGCCCACCAACTGAGTGAATAAGGGGTTGCGGCCGTCCGCAACGCAAGAACGGCTTATCCGCAAGGATAAGCCGTTCTTGCGTTGAAGGCGACTTATGCTCCCCGGATTCAGGGCAATAATCGTACTCTAGGGCCTATTTTGTGGTTTCAGGCAGGAAATAGGGCTTTTTTGGCGAAGAAACACAATATGTTGGTCTGGAATAATATACCGGGAGGTATATAATATGAACATTTTCGGCATACTGCTCGGCGCTGCGGCCATCGGCTCGCTCGGCAAGGGCGAAGCGCGGGAAATCCGGGAATTGAAGGCGAAACTCCCTGAGAACGAACGGGAAACGGTGCTGAAGGGTTACAAACAGTTGCCCGGGCAGGCCAAGAACGACTTCAAGGCGGCGCTGCGCAACGCTGATATGGCGGCAGCCAGCCAGATCCTCGGCCAAGATCTGACCAAATACAACATCGCCGCCGGCAAAAAGGACGCGGGCGTCAGCGACGACCCCGCCGCTTCGGCCAACGACTTCACCGCCCGCATCCAGCGCATCCTGGCCGTGCCGACGAGCATCGACCCCGAACTGGTGGCCGAGGCCGCTAAACGTTATGAGGCGGCTGTTCCCCGGGGGAGCAGCGAAAACATTATCGACAGAACAAACAGGCTGCTTGAACTAAAAGGGTAAGAAAAAAGAAGGTGCTCTTTACAAAGAGCACCTTCTTCCTGATTACTTGGGGCAAGCGGCCGGAGCCGTCTAGAAGCCAAGCTCCTCACCGACGACGATGACATGGGTTTCGGTGAAAGGCAGCTGCTTGCGGATGATGGTGGTAACGTTGCAGATGCGGCCGGGGCTTTGGCAATCCATACACATGCCGGTGACGGTACAAGGGTTGGTCTTGCCCAGCCGCTTGTTGTTGATCGGGGCGGCGTAGAGTTCGATGCGCCGTTCGGCCTCCTCCACGTCGCGGACGATTTTGTTCACGCCGACGACGATAATGACCTTTTTCGGCCCGAAGATCATGGCCGCTGCCCGGTTGCCGCTCCCGTCGACGTTGACCAGTTTGCCG is a window of Selenomonadales bacterium 4137-cl DNA encoding:
- the speE gene encoding polyamine aminopropyltransferase, with amino-acid sequence MELWYSEFQTKDLSLSARVKETLYVGKSDFQEIAVLDTFEFGRMLALDGVFQTSIFDEFIYHEMIAHVPMFVHPNPRNVLIIGGGDGGTAREVVRHPGVERVEMVEIDGAVVDVCKKFLPEISTVLINGHDKFHLKIGDGIDHMAQAEDNYDVIIVDCSDPIGPGEGLFTSKFYADCYRALKADGLFVQQTESPFYHQSLLKRLRKDIENIFPITRTYLAQIPLYPGGTHCFTVGSKKYDPLAVDTATLPDLKTRYWNKELQKSAFALPTFVQELFK
- a CDS encoding Ger(x)C family spore germination protein — protein: MVRLITLACLLAALLTAGCNGSQETDEVAFVLTVGIDAAPGGQLNVTYRVAKPSALGGEGGKGGAGEISPILTINAPSLAVARDLLNSQTARAPSMVHVKVVVIGEELARKGIGDAIGPLLRFREFRGSMFIHVADGTTAEKLIRANKPPLEKLPTRWLEGMMSTSGETGYYPRTFLHDFYVRLKAGSGSPYATLSGIKTGKRPPSVEPAAGEKTGEYLPGEIDVRGGNPGQVIGTALFRGDKMVGKLTSEETRMLAMLTGEFRHGYITVEDPLQPKSSVNINLRPGRSPKIDVTLADGRVVIDVDIMLEGEVTSIGSGINYEDAGYNQQLEDQVSAVVRADIEKLIRYTQQLGSDPVNFGKYLRSRFATYDEFRRFDFDGKYPAAEVSVRVTTQLRRTGLMWKTTPIRKRQ
- a CDS encoding D-glycerate dehydrogenase, which produces MDEATVVLSRWLPDSFTDTLAEKCRIVRPAENEAFSREELLAAVGACDAILAVGDRIDEAVFAAAPRCRVVANFGVGYNNIDVAAATSHGIWVTNTPDVVTDATADLAWALLLAAARRLGECDRLVRAGQWDSWGPLFMLGRDVSGAMLGIVGGGRIGLAMAKRALGFNMDILYTANSPKPDFEKAVGGRFVPLPTLLRESDFVSLHVPLTEQTRHLIGAPELAMMKKTAVLVNTARGPVVDEKALVDALEARAIAAAGLDVFEREPQVEPGLLKLDNVVLAPHVGSATLECRTGIARMACRNILAALRNDLPPNCLNPEARKR
- a CDS encoding GerAB/ArcD/ProY family transporter, translating into MSYQPGRMGVAEGIGLTYIVMLPRVFLTSPAVTISSMHNLAWIAPLINWVAALAVLYLLAGVTARVRGDLYTVSDRLLGRVGAWAMAIFYTALFILDAASLLRQFAENTLLTALPGAEFRMIIFWYILFASVLVYFGIEGIARSAYLMLPFIAGGVAAVIILLAPFYDFYRLLPWQGAGVGVAVGRGLELVGLNLGALLLFVLAPSFQKPATMMTAAFYGGGVSALLRTVVIFFFLLAFGVGDGMEKTLPFYEMSRLVYLSRYIQHIEALFIIIWVITGLLAIAIDIFVALYLIARPLGLPSIRPLVPAVAMIVVNLAVIPPDLSAVIKADGSLVLLLSAGVFGGPLLLVAVAYIRKRRKRTWSG
- a CDS encoding aminopeptidase produces the protein MDPRIHTLAQNLVNYSTALAPGEKILIETVDGALPLAKAIVDETYRAGAIPFLSVKNSQLLRALLRGASSDQLRLTGEWEAARMKAMDAYIAIRASDNISEMADVPADQLQLYQQNWVKPVHLDIRVPDTKWCVLRYPGPSMAQLAAMSTEAFEDFYFRVCTLDYEKMAAAMDPLVALLERTDRVRITGPGTDLTFSIRAIPAVKCAGRRNIPDGEVYTAPVKDSVNGVISYNAPAVFQGFTYENIRLEFRDGKIIGATANDNEKINKVFDTDEGARYVGEFALGVNPHIERPMKDTLFDEKISGSFHFTPGNAYEKAFNGNKSAIHWDLVCIQTPAYGGGEIYFDDALVRKDGRFVPAELQGLNPENLV
- a CDS encoding YitT family protein; amino-acid sequence: MRLAAKAAWRREATRYVFTGVGGLICGIAINAFFVPHFMLSGGISGIAMILHYLVDWPIGMMIAVFNIPLFYAAYRFMDRSYFLCALYGLIMFTASIDATSFLTASPAVDDTLLSAVYGGLVSGIGSGIVFRFNGSLGGTDIVVVLAKKYFAINAGPVLLGINGVLMTVAAFLFGAKPAMFTLIAMYLSAVTVDKVIAGFNTKKTVLIVSDCGETIAAAIMNEVGRGVTFIQGQGAFTREDKKVVFVVVTLTQMAKIKPIVDAIDCHALMIVQDAVEVLGHGFSLPKYRSEE
- a CDS encoding spore germination protein, which translates into the protein MEENTQFKILRNVKRLLVYRPPTEPSRFVLGEGADDGRSEAAEEKGLKTSAAELAALARYGRRLETTMAKVQAALTGGAWVEEGETLRAECAALEKQWAELRPVLLAYDATADNLAERPVSTSLEENRKIVERLYRLPANKDVVMRHIMLGTEPPLKATLVFMEGLTNGQFVTLGVIQPLMLLADKRRQLSGDGLLKQISEQLLPGSQVKQVGKFRDVQAAINMGDTVIFFDGAVEALQVETKGWEHRGVDRPMTEQTIRGSQAGFSENLRVNTALVRSMLRATDLVTELIPVGARTRMNCAVMYLESVANPKLVAEVKRRIKKVDTDYLNDSGLLEQFIGDRFILPLPQALSTERPDRVAAHLSEGRVAIILEGSPFALVVPALFFTFFHSGEDFSLQPAAANFLRFLRLFGTLISTILPGLYIALTYFHQEALPSELALAIAAAREEVPFPAWFEVFMMEVSFELIREAGIRIPGMLGTTIGIVGAIILGQAAVAARIVSPIIVILVAITGLASSVIPEFRMALFARLSRFGLLLASVTMGLVGLASGMLVMTVALCSMKSFGVPYMVPVAPRTVAGLDVVVRGAAWQRERRPDALNPLDPSRQAKNSREWEQGLPAGEDDK